Proteins from a genomic interval of Chanodichthys erythropterus isolate Z2021 chromosome 8, ASM2448905v1, whole genome shotgun sequence:
- the gxylt1b gene encoding glucoside xylosyltransferase 1 produces MRVYIRTFSLCIVISLLSLLFLFSKHDAESFLKQVRAPLEPTVAKNLSEVKAKQRPTATRAHRLGDVAHKVNSPGQRETLMQLAVVACGERHGEAVNMLKSAAMLSSRHLRFHIFAEEQLHTNIRAALDSWPAFIRVKFSYVVYPISFPHENREEWSQLFKPCASQRLFLPMMLREVDSLLYVDTDVLFLQPVELIWDMSVHFNSTQLVAMAPEHEEPRIAWYSRFSRHPYYGKTGINSGVMLMNLTRMRMTHFKNDMTSVGLRWDELLMPLLQKYKLNITWGDQDLINIIFHYNPEMVFTFPCHWNYRPDHCIYGSNCIPAEEEGVVMLHGNRGVFHSDKQPAFKAVYDAFKHYTFGEDLVKSFLLPLEVALNGTIHTYCGKVSHFFTRGLGKSVKRIQRRTPPGG; encoded by the exons ATGCGTGTATATATTCGTACATTTAGTCTGTGCATAGTTATCTCTCTTCTATCGTTACTATTTCTGTTCAGTAAACATGATGCAGAAAGTTTTTTAAAGCAAGTTAGGGCGCCGCTGGAACCGACCGTCGCAAAGAATTTGAGTGAAGTAAAAGCAAAACAACGACCCACTGCGACCAGAGCACACAGACTCGG AGATGTTGCACACAAGGTGAATTCACCTGGACAGCGAGAGACGTTGATGCAGCTGGCTGTGGTGGCCTGTGGAGAGAGACACGGGGAAGCTGTCAACATGCTGAAGTCTGCAGCCATGCTCAGCAGCCGACACTTGAGATTTCACATCTTTGCAGAAGAGCAGCTACACACCAACATAAGAGCAGCG CTGGATTCCTGGCCAGCTTTCATCCGAGTGAAATTCAGCTATGTTGTTTACCCCATTTCATTTCCCCATGAGAACCGTGAAGAGTGGAGTCAGCTTTTCAAGCCATGTGCATCACAGAGACTCTTCTTACCG ATGATGCTGAGGGAGGTGGACTCCTTACTCTATGTGGACACAGATGTCCTCTTCCTGCAGCCTGTAGAGCTGATTTGGGACATGTCGGTGCACTTTAACTCCACTCAGTTGGTAGCCATGGCACCAGAGCATGAGGAGCCGCGGATTGCCTGGTACAGTCGCTTCTCCCGGCATCCGTATTATGGAAAAACTGGAATCAACTCTGGTGTCATGCTGATGAATTTGACCCGGATGCGaatgacacatttcaag AATGACATGACCTCTGTTGGTCTGCGCTGGGACGAGCTTCTCATGCCTTTATTGCAGAAATACAAGCTAAACATTACCTGGGGTGATCAAGACCTGATTAATATCATCTTTCATTACAATCCAG AGATGGTATTTACCTTCCCCTGCCACTGGAACTACCGTCCTGACCACTGTATCTACGGCAGCAACTGCATCCCTGCTGAAGAAGAGGGTGTTGTCATGTTGCACGGCAACAGAGGAGTGTTTCACAGCGACAAACAGCCTGCCTTCAAGGCTGTGTATGATGCTTTCAAACAT TACACATTTGGAGAGGATCTtgtaaaatcattcttgttACCGCTAGAAGTGGCGCTGAATGGAACCATACACACATACTGTGGGAAAGTTAGTCATTTCTTTACCAGAGGACTGGGAAAGTCTGTAAAGAGGATCCAGAGGAGGACTCCACCTGGTGGCTGA
- the yaf2 gene encoding YY1-associated factor 2 — translation MGDKRSPTRPKRQAKPSSDDGYWDCSVCTFKNSAEAFKCMMCDVRKGTSTRKPRPVSQLVAQQVTQQFASPTQPKKEKKEKTEKDKNEREQTLKKNSHKKMRPRLKNVDRSSAQHLEVTVGDLTVIITDFKEKTKPSSSSSSSATSGDHHSQSGSNSDNTEKGISRSSSPRGEGSSLNGESH, via the exons ATGGGAGACAAGAGGAGTCCGACGAg GCCGAAACGGCAAGCGAAGCCCTCCTCTGACGACGGCTACTGGGACTGCAGCGTGTGTACATTCAAGAACAGCGCCGAAGCGTTCAAATGCATGATGTGCGATGTCAGGAAGGGAACGTCAACGCG GAAACCTCGTCCTGTTTCCCAGCTGGTAGCCCAGCAAGTCACACAGCAGTTTGCTTCACCCACACAGCCcaagaaagagaaaaaggagAAGACAGAGAAGGACAAGAACGAGAGAGAACAGACACTGAAAAAGAACAGCCACAAGAAAATGAG GCCCAGGTTAAAAAATGTAGACCGGAGCAGTGCACAGCATCTGGAAGTGACAGTGGGAGATCTGACGGTTATCATAACAGACTTTAAGGAGAAAACGAAGCCCTCCTCAAGTTCGTCCTCTAGCGCGACATCTGGAGACCACCACAGCCAGAGCGGATCCAACTCAGACAACACAGAGAAGGGGATCTCCAGATCCTCATCCCCTCGAGGGGAGGGTTCCTCACTCAACGGAGAGTCTCACTAG